In Modestobacter versicolor, a single genomic region encodes these proteins:
- a CDS encoding APC family permease, producing MSQRAEQQTVPDGTTLRRAVSGKLLFVFVLGDVLGAGIYALVGEIAGEVGGAIWVPMLVALLLSLLTAASYAELVTKYPRAGGSAVFAERAFRRPLVSFLVGFCMLAAGVTSAAGLALAFAGDYLSVFLDVPAVPAALVFLLVVALVNARGIKESVRANVVMTVVEVSGLLLVVVLGAIVLGRGDGDPGRVVEFPEGVSAGSAVLAAAILAYYSFVGFETSANVAEEVQDVRRVYPRALFGALLTAGVVYVAVGLTASIVLPADELSGSSGPLLAVVQATGIGVPDRLFSAVALIAVANGALLTMIMASRMVFGLAEQRLLPPALGAVLPGRRTPWVAIVVTTAVAMALTLVGDLGDLANIVVLLLLLVFLSTNVSVLVLRRDRVEADHFTAPVVVPVLAIGSCLLLLWQQEAATWLRSGLMLLVGVALYLLAQAPWWRGDRTRPGEVPAAG from the coding sequence GTGAGCCAGCGAGCCGAGCAGCAGACCGTCCCCGACGGCACCACGCTCCGCCGGGCGGTCAGCGGCAAGCTGCTGTTCGTCTTCGTGCTCGGCGACGTGCTGGGGGCCGGCATCTACGCGCTGGTCGGCGAGATCGCCGGCGAGGTGGGCGGCGCGATCTGGGTGCCGATGCTGGTGGCCCTGCTGCTGTCGCTGCTGACCGCCGCCTCCTACGCCGAGCTGGTCACCAAGTACCCGCGGGCCGGCGGGTCGGCCGTCTTCGCCGAGCGGGCCTTCCGCCGTCCGCTGGTGTCCTTCCTGGTCGGCTTCTGCATGCTCGCCGCGGGCGTCACCAGCGCCGCGGGGCTCGCCCTCGCCTTCGCCGGCGACTACCTCTCGGTCTTCCTCGACGTGCCCGCCGTCCCGGCCGCCCTGGTGTTCCTGCTGGTGGTGGCGCTGGTCAACGCCCGCGGCATCAAGGAGTCGGTGCGGGCCAACGTGGTGATGACGGTGGTCGAGGTCTCCGGGCTGCTGCTGGTGGTGGTGCTCGGCGCGATCGTGCTCGGCCGCGGTGACGGCGACCCGGGCCGGGTGGTGGAGTTCCCCGAGGGCGTCTCCGCCGGCTCGGCGGTGCTGGCCGCGGCGATCCTGGCCTACTACTCCTTCGTCGGCTTCGAGACCTCGGCCAACGTCGCCGAGGAGGTCCAGGACGTGCGCCGGGTGTACCCGCGGGCGCTGTTCGGGGCGCTGCTCACGGCCGGCGTCGTCTACGTGGCCGTCGGGCTGACCGCCTCGATCGTGCTGCCGGCCGACGAGCTGTCGGGGTCCTCCGGCCCGCTGCTCGCCGTCGTCCAGGCCACCGGCATCGGCGTCCCGGACCGGCTGTTCAGCGCCGTCGCGCTGATCGCCGTCGCCAACGGCGCGCTGCTCACCATGATCATGGCCAGCCGGATGGTGTTCGGGCTGGCCGAGCAGCGGCTGCTGCCGCCGGCGCTCGGTGCGGTGCTGCCCGGCCGGCGCACCCCGTGGGTGGCGATCGTGGTGACCACCGCGGTGGCCATGGCGCTCACCCTCGTCGGCGACCTGGGTGACCTGGCCAACATCGTGGTGCTGCTCCTGCTGCTGGTCTTCCTCAGCACCAACGTCTCGGTGCTGGTGCTCCGGCGCGACCGGGTCGAGGCCGACCACTTCACCGCGCCGGTCGTCGTCCCGGTGCTGGCGATCGGCTCGTGCCTGCTGCTGCTGTGGCAGCAGGAGGCGGCCACCTGGCTGCGCTCCGGGCTGATGCTGCTGGTCGGCGTCGCGCTGTACCTGCTGGCCCAGGCGCCTTGGTGGCGCGGCGACCGGACCCGGCCCGGCGAGGTCCCCGCGGCGGGGTGA
- a CDS encoding NAD-binding protein, giving the protein MTEVAEAFYLPLGEGRFAPTRATESPWDSSAQHGGPPSALLAHLAGATAEPGQRAARVSVDFLGAIPRRELSVEVSAVRPGRRISLTEARMTVDGRAVAVARVWHLATGPTPPVRTPVVVPPALPAAGESPTLLLPQMGDWGYGRALDWRYTAGSPDRPGPAAVWTRVRVPLVAGEEITPLARVLVAADAANGISAELDLTRWLSIPPGMATTVLREPVGEWVHLDCRTQLAEDGLGLCSGSSPTRPGRSPRCPSRCWSASGERGRTRPGAPGGYRPPGDRGAAGVLSDDHSGVHLAHSEESPARQVGRRVLIASIVLIATVMIVYFDREGYRDNNGGEISVLDATYYATVTLSTTGYGDITPVEPGARLVNILVITPLRIAFLLILIGTTLEALTARSREEFRVRRWRSRVRQHVVVCGYGTKGRSAIRALLSTGTAPDHIVVVDPDPRAIEEATSAGLTGVLGDAGRTEVLRRTSVEKARAVIVAANRDDAAVLIVLTVRQLNPSVPITASVREEENASLLRQSGADSVITTSATSGRLLGLSPDQPGVVHVVEDLLTSGRGLDLQQRTVSQSEVGLGPRQLRDVVLSVQRGGRELRFDDPLIGTLQSGDVLVVVKAHRANDASLN; this is encoded by the coding sequence GTGACCGAGGTCGCCGAGGCCTTCTACCTGCCGCTGGGCGAGGGACGCTTCGCCCCGACCAGGGCCACCGAGAGCCCGTGGGACAGCTCCGCCCAGCACGGCGGCCCGCCCTCGGCGCTGCTGGCGCACCTGGCCGGCGCCACCGCCGAGCCCGGTCAGCGGGCGGCCCGGGTGTCGGTGGACTTCCTCGGCGCGATCCCCCGCCGGGAGCTGAGCGTGGAGGTGTCCGCCGTCCGGCCCGGGCGGCGGATCTCGCTCACCGAGGCCCGGATGACCGTCGACGGGCGCGCGGTCGCCGTCGCGCGGGTGTGGCACCTGGCCACCGGCCCCACCCCGCCGGTGCGCACCCCGGTCGTCGTCCCCCCGGCGCTGCCCGCCGCGGGCGAGAGCCCCACCCTGCTGCTGCCGCAGATGGGCGACTGGGGCTACGGGCGGGCGCTGGACTGGCGGTACACCGCCGGCTCCCCCGACCGGCCCGGCCCGGCCGCGGTCTGGACCCGGGTGCGGGTGCCGCTGGTCGCCGGCGAGGAGATCACCCCGCTGGCCCGAGTGCTGGTCGCCGCCGACGCGGCCAACGGGATCTCCGCCGAGCTCGACCTGACCCGGTGGCTGTCCATCCCGCCGGGCATGGCCACCACCGTGCTGCGCGAGCCGGTCGGCGAGTGGGTGCACCTGGACTGCCGCACCCAGCTGGCCGAGGACGGGCTGGGCCTGTGCTCCGGCTCCTCTCCGACCCGTCCGGGGCGGTCGCCGAGGTGTCCCAGCCGCTGCTGGTCCGCGAGCGGTGAGCGCGGCAGGACCCGTCCCGGCGCCCCCGGCGGCTATCGTCCGCCCGGTGACCGAGGAGCGGCCGGCGTGCTGAGCGACGACCACAGCGGCGTCCACCTGGCGCACAGCGAGGAGTCACCGGCCCGGCAGGTGGGGCGCCGGGTGCTCATCGCCTCGATCGTGCTGATCGCGACGGTCATGATCGTGTACTTCGACCGCGAGGGGTACCGCGACAACAACGGCGGCGAGATCAGCGTCCTGGACGCGACCTACTACGCCACCGTCACCCTCTCCACCACCGGCTACGGCGACATCACCCCGGTCGAGCCGGGCGCCCGGCTGGTCAACATCCTCGTGATCACGCCCCTGCGGATCGCGTTCCTGCTCATCCTCATCGGCACCACCCTCGAGGCGCTCACCGCGCGCTCGCGGGAGGAGTTCCGGGTCCGACGCTGGAGGTCTCGCGTGCGCCAGCACGTCGTCGTGTGCGGTTACGGGACCAAGGGCCGCAGCGCGATCCGCGCCCTGCTGAGCACCGGCACCGCCCCCGATCACATCGTGGTCGTCGACCCCGACCCGCGGGCCATCGAGGAGGCGACCTCGGCCGGCCTCACCGGCGTGCTCGGGGACGCCGGGCGCACCGAGGTGCTGCGCCGGACGTCGGTGGAGAAGGCGCGGGCGGTGATCGTGGCGGCCAACCGGGACGACGCCGCGGTGCTCATCGTGCTCACCGTCCGGCAGCTCAACCCGAGCGTGCCGATCACCGCCAGCGTGCGCGAGGAGGAGAACGCCAGCCTGCTGCGGCAGTCCGGTGCCGACTCGGTCATCACCACCTCGGCGACGTCGGGCCGGCTGCTGGGGCTCTCCCCGGACCAGCCCGGCGTGGTGCACGTGGTCGAGGACCTGCTGACCTCCGGGCGCGGCCTGGACCTGCAGCAGCGCACCGTCTCGCAGTCCGAGGTGGGCCTGGGCCCGCGCCAGCTGCGCGACGTCGTCCTCTCGGTGCAGCGCGGTGGCCGCGAGCTCCGCTTCGACGACCCGCTGATCGGCACCCTGCAGAGCGGCGACGTGCTCGTCGTCGTCAAGGCGCACCGGGCGAACGACGCCAGCCTGAACTGA
- the ggh gene encoding glucosylglycerate hydrolase, which produces MTVSQPSAVEIGLMSGRAGYVLRANDRGAFTVASPTLYPHMWSWDAGFVALGIATVSVPRALNELRSLLSGQWATGMIPHILFHQPSDYFPGPERWRTQVAAARPAGVQTSGICQPPIHVIALSRILHDARRRGGADQELAEEFVRETFDQWLAWHQYLATARDPYNYGLVEIHHGWESGMDDSPRWDEPYSNVHPQPDMPPFVRADLAHVADPSQRPSDAEYAKYLWLLEQKVRARYDDAVYRSTGDFVMGDVLVSALLAAASDLLADMGEELGIGGGAAGGVEQSRAIARRFRTGVLRSVNPETGLARDLDLRTGRWLDVESAAGFAPLLCGGDDALTRRQRDLLLGPRWCGHSRLRWPVVPSVSPASPAFREQTYWRGPQWPVLNWLMAWALNRSGEPEAANQLRLAGLSQLIDCDFAEYYQPMTGETLGSRDQSWTAAIALDFLAARRPAQRRPVRWLTSELPRITPAQAHRAAAHPTPVHPGQVAGQRPPHGRGPSTRPDLRAQ; this is translated from the coding sequence ATGACCGTGTCCCAACCGAGCGCGGTGGAGATCGGGCTGATGTCCGGCCGCGCCGGCTACGTGCTGCGCGCCAACGACCGGGGCGCGTTCACCGTCGCCTCACCGACGCTCTACCCGCACATGTGGAGCTGGGACGCCGGCTTCGTGGCCCTGGGCATCGCCACCGTGTCGGTGCCCCGGGCGCTCAACGAGCTGCGCAGCCTGCTGTCCGGGCAGTGGGCGACCGGGATGATCCCGCACATCCTGTTCCACCAGCCCAGCGACTACTTCCCCGGACCGGAGCGCTGGCGCACCCAGGTCGCCGCCGCGCGTCCGGCCGGCGTGCAGACCTCCGGCATCTGCCAGCCGCCGATCCACGTCATCGCGCTGTCCCGGATCCTGCACGACGCCCGGCGCCGCGGCGGCGCGGACCAGGAGCTGGCCGAGGAGTTCGTCCGGGAGACCTTCGACCAGTGGCTGGCCTGGCACCAGTACCTGGCCACCGCGCGCGACCCGTACAACTACGGCCTGGTGGAGATCCACCACGGCTGGGAGTCCGGGATGGACGACTCCCCGCGCTGGGACGAGCCGTACTCCAACGTGCACCCGCAGCCGGACATGCCGCCGTTCGTCCGGGCCGACCTCGCCCACGTCGCCGACCCCTCGCAGCGCCCGAGCGACGCGGAGTACGCGAAGTACCTGTGGCTGCTGGAGCAGAAGGTCCGGGCCCGCTACGACGACGCGGTCTATCGCTCGACCGGAGACTTCGTGATGGGCGACGTGCTGGTGTCCGCGCTGCTGGCCGCGGCCAGCGACCTGCTCGCCGACATGGGCGAGGAGCTGGGCATCGGCGGCGGCGCGGCGGGCGGCGTCGAGCAGTCGCGGGCGATCGCCCGCCGCTTCCGCACCGGCGTGCTGCGGTCGGTGAACCCGGAGACCGGGCTGGCCCGCGACCTGGACCTGCGCACCGGCCGGTGGCTGGACGTCGAGAGCGCCGCGGGGTTCGCCCCGCTGCTCTGCGGCGGCGACGACGCGCTCACCCGCCGGCAGCGCGACCTGCTGCTCGGCCCGCGCTGGTGCGGGCACTCGCGGCTGCGCTGGCCGGTGGTGCCCTCGGTGTCGCCCGCGTCGCCGGCCTTCCGGGAGCAGACCTACTGGCGCGGCCCGCAGTGGCCGGTGCTCAACTGGCTGATGGCCTGGGCGCTGAACCGCTCCGGCGAGCCCGAGGCGGCCAACCAGCTGCGGCTGGCCGGGCTCTCGCAGCTCATCGACTGCGACTTCGCCGAGTACTACCAGCCGATGACCGGCGAGACCCTGGGCAGCCGCGACCAGTCCTGGACGGCGGCGATCGCGCTGGACTTCCTGGCCGCGCGCCGGCCGGCGCAGCGCCGCCCGGTGCGCTGGCTGACCAGCGAGCTGCCCCGGATCACCCCGGCCCAGGCGCACCGGGCCGCCGCGCACCCGACCCCGGTGCACCCCGGGCAGGTGGCCGGGCAGCGGCCGCCGCACGGCCGGGGCCCCTCGACCCGGCCGGACCTCCGCGCCCAGTGA
- a CDS encoding response regulator transcription factor: MRIVIAEDDPLLREGLALLLRAEQLDVVATAGTADELLAALDEHQPDVAIVDVRMPPTHTDEGIVAAVEARRRRPELAVLVLSAYVEQSFATELLAGGAARLGYLLKERVGRVEEFLGALHRVADGGTAIDPEVVAQLFARTRPDSRLDRLSPREREVLGLMAEGLGNTAIGERLVVTDGAVHKHIRSIFAKLDLPPDDRADRRVTAVLRYLDDVRRRA, encoded by the coding sequence GTGCGGATCGTGATCGCCGAGGACGACCCGTTGCTGCGGGAGGGCCTCGCGCTGCTGCTGCGCGCCGAGCAGCTGGACGTCGTCGCCACCGCCGGCACCGCCGACGAGCTGCTCGCCGCGCTCGACGAGCACCAGCCGGACGTCGCCATCGTCGACGTCCGGATGCCGCCGACGCACACCGACGAGGGGATCGTCGCCGCGGTCGAGGCGCGCCGGCGCCGCCCGGAGCTCGCCGTCCTGGTGCTGTCTGCCTACGTGGAGCAGTCCTTCGCCACCGAGCTGCTGGCCGGCGGCGCGGCCCGGCTGGGCTACCTGCTCAAGGAGCGGGTCGGCCGGGTGGAGGAGTTCCTCGGCGCCCTGCACCGGGTGGCCGACGGCGGGACGGCGATCGACCCGGAGGTGGTCGCCCAGCTGTTCGCCCGCACCCGCCCGGACAGCCGGCTGGACCGGCTCAGCCCGCGGGAGCGCGAGGTGCTCGGGCTGATGGCCGAGGGGCTGGGCAACACCGCGATCGGCGAGCGGCTGGTGGTCACCGACGGGGCGGTGCACAAGCACATCCGCAGCATCTTCGCCAAGCTCGACCTGCCCCCCGACGACCGTGCCGACCGCCGGGTCACCGCCGTCCTGCGCTACCTGGACGACGTCCGCCGCCGGGCATGA
- a CDS encoding aldo/keto reductase family protein, translating into MEFRHLGRSGLKISEITYGNWITHGGQVEADAATACVRAALDAGITTFDTADAYAGGRAEQVLGKALAGESRSSIEIFSKVYFPTGSGPNDRGLSRKHIVESIEGSLRRLGTDHLDLYQAHRYDHETPLEETMQAFADVVRSGKALYIGVSEWRAEELRAAKALADELKVPLVSNQPQYSALYRVPEAEVIPTSRELGISQVVFSPIAQGILTGKYLPGQPPPEGSRATDEKAGGAQFISRWMRDDVLERVQQLKPIADDLGLSMAALAVAWVLQEENVAAAIIGASRPEQVTDNVKASGVRLDDDVRARIDEVLAPVAQTDPALTRSPQPRP; encoded by the coding sequence ATGGAGTTCCGACACCTCGGCCGCAGCGGCCTGAAGATCAGCGAGATCACCTACGGGAACTGGATCACCCACGGCGGCCAGGTCGAGGCCGACGCCGCGACCGCGTGCGTGCGCGCCGCGCTCGACGCCGGCATCACCACCTTCGACACCGCCGACGCCTACGCCGGCGGGCGCGCCGAGCAGGTGCTGGGCAAGGCGCTGGCCGGGGAGTCGCGCAGCAGCATCGAGATCTTCAGCAAGGTCTACTTCCCGACCGGGAGCGGGCCGAACGACCGGGGGCTCTCGCGGAAGCACATCGTGGAGTCGATCGAGGGCTCGCTGCGCCGGCTGGGCACCGACCACCTCGACCTCTACCAGGCGCACCGCTACGACCACGAGACCCCGCTCGAGGAGACGATGCAGGCCTTCGCCGACGTCGTCCGCAGCGGCAAGGCGCTCTACATCGGCGTCTCCGAGTGGCGCGCCGAGGAGCTGCGCGCGGCCAAGGCGCTGGCCGACGAGCTGAAGGTGCCGCTGGTCTCCAACCAGCCGCAGTACTCCGCGCTGTACCGGGTGCCCGAGGCCGAGGTCATCCCGACCTCCCGGGAGCTCGGCATCAGCCAGGTCGTCTTCTCACCGATCGCCCAGGGGATCCTGACCGGCAAGTACCTGCCCGGCCAGCCGCCGCCGGAGGGCTCGCGGGCCACCGACGAGAAGGCCGGCGGCGCCCAGTTCATCTCGCGCTGGATGCGGGACGACGTGCTGGAGCGGGTGCAGCAGCTCAAGCCCATCGCCGACGACCTGGGGCTGTCCATGGCGGCGCTCGCGGTCGCCTGGGTGCTGCAGGAGGAGAACGTCGCCGCGGCGATCATCGGCGCCAGCCGGCCCGAGCAGGTCACCGACAACGTCAAGGCCTCCGGCGTCCGGCTGGACGACGACGTCCGGGCGCGGATCGACGAGGTGCTCGCCCCGGTGGCGCAGACCGACCCGGCGCTGACCCGGAGCCCGCAGCCCCGCCCGTGA
- a CDS encoding adenylate/guanylate cyclase domain-containing protein produces the protein MASVPGAVRSFTQDVASTPASALAPRPARSTVPLIVGLVVSANLVGVVTVTMLLLGLSGGSDPASDSGRTTLLLVAVGYLVLALPISVVVGLRRQRVTNAWLAAGRQPDRAEAAYALRLPVDTAGVAALTWLVGAVVVTAVGAAVHPDARVGLRTGLVTTLGGVVTAGVTYLLVARVARPVTTRALAAHPPVGSLLLGVRVRLLLTWGLTSGVPLTGLVLMFLDPSIPGGPGETVVVALVAVSLVVGALATLLTARAVGAPLRELRRAVQEIGSGDTSVRVVVDDAGEIGLLQTGVNAMAAGLGERERLRDLFGRHVGTTVAQQALDRGISLGGEERTVAALFVDVSGSTALARRLGPEEMVGLLNRFFEVVVEATSAEGGLVNKFEGDAALCVFGAPTRHDDPAGAALRAARRIRTAVTAAGEVDVGIGVAFGPVVAGQVGAASRLEYTVIGDAVIEAARLTELAKALPGRVVASGAAVQAAADAEQQHWAPGERLVLRGRDVPTSTWVLVGG, from the coding sequence GTGGCCAGTGTCCCCGGGGCGGTCCGCTCGTTCACCCAGGACGTGGCCAGCACCCCCGCGTCCGCGCTGGCCCCCCGGCCGGCCCGGAGCACCGTCCCGCTGATCGTCGGGCTGGTCGTCTCGGCCAACCTGGTCGGCGTCGTCACCGTCACGATGCTGCTGCTGGGCCTGTCCGGCGGTTCCGACCCGGCGTCGGACAGCGGCCGCACGACGCTGCTGCTGGTGGCCGTCGGCTACCTGGTGCTCGCCCTGCCGATCAGCGTCGTGGTCGGGCTGCGCCGCCAGCGGGTGACCAACGCCTGGCTCGCGGCGGGCCGGCAGCCCGACCGGGCGGAGGCCGCCTACGCCCTCCGGCTGCCGGTCGACACCGCCGGGGTGGCCGCGCTGACCTGGCTGGTCGGGGCCGTGGTGGTCACCGCCGTCGGCGCCGCGGTCCACCCCGACGCCCGGGTGGGGCTGCGCACCGGCCTGGTCACCACGCTCGGCGGCGTGGTCACCGCCGGCGTCACCTACCTGCTCGTCGCCCGCGTCGCCCGGCCGGTCACCACCCGCGCGCTGGCCGCCCACCCGCCGGTGGGCTCGCTGCTGCTCGGCGTCCGGGTGCGGCTGCTGCTCACCTGGGGCCTGACCAGCGGGGTGCCGCTGACCGGGCTGGTGCTGATGTTCCTCGACCCGAGCATCCCGGGCGGGCCGGGGGAGACCGTCGTCGTCGCGCTCGTCGCCGTCTCGCTGGTCGTCGGTGCGCTGGCCACCCTGCTCACCGCCCGGGCGGTGGGTGCGCCGCTGCGCGAGCTGCGCCGGGCGGTGCAGGAGATCGGGTCCGGCGACACCTCCGTGCGGGTGGTCGTCGACGACGCGGGTGAGATCGGCCTGCTGCAGACCGGCGTGAACGCGATGGCCGCCGGGCTGGGGGAGCGGGAGCGGCTGCGCGACCTGTTCGGCCGGCACGTCGGGACGACGGTCGCCCAGCAGGCGCTGGACCGCGGCATCTCCCTGGGCGGGGAGGAGCGCACGGTCGCGGCCCTGTTCGTCGACGTCTCCGGTTCCACCGCGCTGGCCCGGCGGCTCGGGCCGGAGGAGATGGTCGGGCTGCTCAACCGCTTCTTCGAGGTCGTCGTGGAGGCGACGTCGGCCGAGGGCGGGCTGGTGAACAAGTTCGAGGGCGACGCGGCGCTGTGCGTCTTCGGCGCCCCGACCCGGCACGACGACCCGGCCGGTGCCGCGCTGCGCGCCGCCCGACGGATCCGCACCGCGGTCACCGCCGCCGGCGAGGTCGACGTCGGCATCGGGGTCGCCTTCGGCCCGGTGGTGGCCGGTCAGGTCGGGGCGGCCAGCCGGCTGGAGTACACGGTGATCGGCGACGCGGTGATCGAGGCGGCGCGGCTGACCGAGCTGGCCAAGGCGCTCCCCGGCCGGGTGGTCGCCAGCGGCGCGGCGGTGCAGGCCGCCGCCGACGCCGAGCAGCAGCACTGGGCGCCGGGGGAGCGGCTGGTGCTGCGCGGCCGCGACGTGCCGACCAGCACCTGGGTGCTGGTCGGCGGCTGA
- a CDS encoding serine hydrolase domain-containing protein: protein MTENLPRRTWAALLVSAAAVAGLSTTTLLATDAAADSPRHHRADVAQQQLDALVEESGFPAALATVRDERGRERDLTAGVSDLATGSPVPVDGQVRIGSNTKPFTAAVVLQLVDEGLVDLDATIETYLPGLVRGPGGDGTAITVRQLLQHTSGLPDYDHVLVTDYLAVQHRYIEPHQLLDVGLAQPALFAPGTSWEYSNTNYVLAGLLVQEVTGRPIGEVITDRVIEPLGLDDTYWPLEGEQEMRGEHPQGWFAPAPDVAYTDVTTQDPSFGWAAGQLVSTPSDLLDFFTALVDGELLSPEMLAEMQATVPAPGATVRGAEAYGLGLQTFTLSCGGTAWTHGGDIPGSETRGAVTPDGEGVMLAVTALPTSDEQALAVEQAVDAVLCA from the coding sequence GTGACCGAGAACCTCCCCCGCCGCACCTGGGCCGCCCTGCTCGTCTCCGCCGCCGCCGTCGCCGGGCTGTCGACCACCACCCTGCTCGCCACCGACGCCGCCGCCGACAGCCCGCGCCACCACCGCGCCGACGTCGCCCAGCAGCAGCTCGACGCGCTGGTCGAGGAGTCCGGCTTCCCCGCCGCGCTGGCCACCGTCCGGGACGAGCGCGGCCGCGAGCGCGACCTCACCGCCGGTGTCAGCGACCTGGCGACCGGCTCCCCGGTGCCCGTCGACGGCCAGGTGCGGATCGGCAGCAACACCAAGCCGTTCACCGCCGCCGTCGTGCTCCAGCTGGTCGACGAGGGGCTGGTCGACCTGGACGCGACGATCGAGACCTACCTGCCCGGCCTGGTCCGCGGCCCGGGCGGCGACGGCACCGCGATCACCGTGCGCCAGCTGCTGCAGCACACCAGCGGCCTGCCCGACTACGACCACGTCCTGGTCACCGACTACCTCGCCGTCCAGCACCGCTACATCGAGCCGCACCAGCTGCTGGACGTCGGCCTCGCCCAGCCCGCCCTGTTCGCCCCCGGTACCAGCTGGGAGTACAGCAACACCAACTACGTGCTCGCCGGGCTGCTCGTGCAGGAGGTCACCGGCCGGCCGATCGGCGAGGTGATCACCGACCGGGTCATCGAGCCGCTGGGCCTGGACGACACCTACTGGCCGCTCGAGGGCGAGCAGGAGATGCGCGGCGAGCACCCGCAGGGCTGGTTCGCGCCCGCGCCGGACGTCGCCTACACCGACGTGACCACCCAGGACCCGTCCTTCGGCTGGGCGGCCGGCCAGCTGGTCTCCACCCCCAGCGACCTGCTGGACTTCTTCACCGCGCTGGTCGACGGCGAGCTGCTGAGCCCGGAGATGCTGGCCGAGATGCAGGCCACCGTGCCGGCTCCGGGCGCGACCGTCCGCGGCGCCGAGGCCTACGGCCTGGGGCTGCAGACCTTCACCCTCAGCTGCGGCGGCACGGCGTGGACCCACGGCGGTGACATCCCCGGCTCCGAGACCCGCGGCGCGGTGACCCCGGACGGCGAGGGCGTGATGCTCGCAGTGACCGCGCTGCCCACCAGCGACGAGCAGGCGCTGGCCGTCGAGCAGGCCGTCGACGCCGTCCTCTGCGCGTAG
- a CDS encoding MarR family winged helix-turn-helix transcriptional regulator → MEQPADGGDPQRPLPSWLADDPAAIPAYALARAGNAMTARFTRELATVGLRPHTFTVLVHLAREPALTSAELARRLAVTPQSMSALLHGLAEAGWVERPTGALRGQRIDVRLTDAGREALAAAGPVLAELGRPEAMGLTAEEATTLHALLQRVLSTLSDPRRSP, encoded by the coding sequence GTGGAGCAGCCAGCGGACGGAGGCGACCCGCAACGGCCGCTGCCCTCCTGGCTCGCCGACGACCCCGCGGCGATCCCCGCGTACGCGCTGGCCCGGGCCGGCAACGCGATGACCGCCCGGTTCACCCGGGAGCTGGCCACCGTCGGGCTGCGGCCGCACACCTTCACCGTGCTGGTGCACCTGGCCCGCGAACCCGCGCTGACCTCGGCCGAGCTGGCCCGGCGGCTGGCGGTGACGCCGCAGAGCATGAGCGCGCTGCTGCACGGGCTGGCAGAGGCCGGCTGGGTCGAGCGGCCCACCGGGGCGCTGCGCGGCCAGCGCATCGACGTCCGGCTCACCGACGCCGGGCGGGAGGCCCTGGCCGCCGCCGGCCCGGTGCTCGCCGAGCTCGGCCGCCCCGAGGCGATGGGGCTGACGGCCGAGGAGGCGACCACCCTGCACGCGCTGCTCCAGCGCGTGCTCTCCACCCTGTCCGACCCGAGGAGATCACCGTGA